CGCCCATGCCGCCGCGCGGCTTGGACACGGCGGTCTCGAAGCGCAGGCCCGCGCGCAAATCCTTGAGATCGAAGGCGCTGGCGATGGTGGCGGCCACGGCCTTGGCCTCGTCGGCGCCGATGCCGGTGCGGCGCACGGCCTGTTCGAAGGTCTCGCCGCGGCGAATCTGGACGGGGATGGCTTCGGGGGTGGTCATGCCGGCCGGAGCGGCGGCGGCGGCGTAGGCCTGGGCTTCCAGCGAGTCGATCTGCGCCGCGGTCAGGACCGGAACTTCCTCGGCCTTCACCTGTTCATACCCACGACCGGCGAAGAGGGCGATGCCCACAGCGGCGCAGGTCGTCAGCAGGTGCGGCGCGAGCCGGACGGGCTGGCGGCGAGGATCGAACTGAGCCATGGGTCCCCGGCTAGTCGGCGACGCGTGCTGCGCCAAAACAGTCGAATTCTCGACGCGTTTCCAGGTCGCCCCGGCGAACGCGAAGCGAGCCATATAGCTCGCCTGTCCCATCTTGGGAAGGCGCAATGTTACGATTGGTTAACTTGGCGGGGATCACGCGCAGTATTTCAGTGTTCGACGCGAGTCTTGAGCGAAAGTTCGCCTTCCTATAGTCGATCTCGGCTGGTAGTGGCGCAGGTGTCACGTCGCAGTGCTCATTCTGCAACGACTGTTGTCGCGGCGCATTCTGTGGCGTTGTTCCTTTCCCCGCTCAGTTGAACTCCCAGCGCCCCTTGACCGACGACGTTCCCCCTCCCGGGTCTCCTTCCGACGCCCGCCCGCGCCCCACCACCCGTCGGTCGCGTCTGGGCCGGATGGCGCGGGCGCTCGTCATCGTGCTGGCGCTCCTGCTGCTGCTGGCGGCGGCGCTTTACCTGAACCGGCGCGCGGCGGCGCGCGAGCTGCTGGTCGGCTGGCTGGACCGGCGCGGCATCGACGCCGACGTCGAGATCGAGAGGCTGGAGCTCAGCGGCTTCGTCGGCCGCATCGTCATCGGCGACGGCCGTGATCCCGACTTCCGGGTCGAGCGCGTCGAGGTCGACTACGCCCTGGGCATGCCCTGGTCCGAGGCGGGCCTGGGGGTGACGCCCAGCCGCATCCGCCTGGTGCGGCCTGTCGCCAAGCTCAGCTGGAAGCAGGGCAGGCTGTCCATGGGCAAGCTGGACCCGCTGATCGAGGAGTTCCTGGCCCGCCCGCCGCGTCCCGAGATGCCCGGGCCCCTGGTCCTCGTCGAGGGCGGGCAGGCGCGCATCGACACCGAATACGGGCCCTTGCGGGTGCTGGGCGACGCCCGCGTCGACGACGGCAAGCTGATGCGCCTGTCCGGCCGGATGCCCGCCGCCTCGCTGAAGAGCGGGTCGGTCGAGGCGCGCGGCCTGGGCGGGGTCATCGAGGTGACGACCGTCGGCGACCGGACCGCCGTCAAGCTGCAGGCCCAGGCCGAGCGCTTCGCCCTGGCGGACGCCGGCGGCGAGGGGTTGGATCTGAGGCTGAGCGGCGACCTGCCCTATCCTGATCTCAAGACGCGGCGCGGCGACGGCCGCGTCGGCCTGAGCGCCCGGCTGACGGCCGACGAACTGACCGGCGGTGGCGCTGCGGCCCGGGCCGTTGACGCCACCCTCGACTTCGCCGGGGCGGTCGAGGGCTGGCTGAACGCCTGGCGTCTGGAAGGGCAGGCGCGCACGGCGGTCAGGGCGGATCGGGTGTGGGGCGAGGGGCTGGACCTGCGCCAGGCGGCGCTGGATCTGGGTCGCGTGGCCCTCTCGGCCTCGGGCGGGACAGATGAGAAGACCCTGAAATGGCGCGCGGCCTCGCCCGCGCGGCTGAGCTTGGCCTCGGGCCGCATCGGCGAGGCCCGCCTGGACCAGGCGGTCGTAGCCTCGCCCGGCGTCGAGGTCGGCGGGCAGGGCAGGGCCTTCGAGGCGCAGGGGCCGGCGACCCTGGCCGCCCGACGCCTGGCCACGGGCGACCTGACGCTGAACGGCGCACGCGGGCGTCTGGATTTCGACCTGGTGCGCGACGGGGTGACGCGCATCAGCGCCGTGGGCGCCCTAGGCGCCGCCCAGGCCTCGGCGCCCCTGTTCGGCGCGCCCCGGGCCGACGACGTGCCCGAACTGGCCGAACTCAAGCGGGCGCTTGGCGCCTTCGCCCTGGACGCGCCCCAGGTGCGGCTGGTCAGCGACAACGCCGGGGTCGAGTTGACCCTGCTGCGGCCGATCACGGCCCGGCCAGCCAACGGCGGCGAACTCAGGCTGTCGGCGGCGACCGGTCCCGCCCTGGCCCTTGCGGCGGGAGAGGGGGCGCACGGCGCCTTCAGCCTGGCCTCGACGCGCGGCGGCGGCCTGCCCGAGGTCCGGTTCGACGGCGTGCAGTGGCGGCTGGCGCGGGGTGGCTTTGCGGCGCGGCTGAAGGGGCAGGCGGCGCTCGATTTCGGCCCGGCGCGCGACATCGCCTTCAGCACCGAGGGCGAGTTGGCGTCCGTCGG
The nucleotide sequence above comes from Brevundimonas naejangsanensis. Encoded proteins:
- a CDS encoding intermembrane phospholipid transport protein YdbH family protein, which gives rise to MARALVIVLALLLLLAAALYLNRRAAARELLVGWLDRRGIDADVEIERLELSGFVGRIVIGDGRDPDFRVERVEVDYALGMPWSEAGLGVTPSRIRLVRPVAKLSWKQGRLSMGKLDPLIEEFLARPPRPEMPGPLVLVEGGQARIDTEYGPLRVLGDARVDDGKLMRLSGRMPAASLKSGSVEARGLGGVIEVTTVGDRTAVKLQAQAERFALADAGGEGLDLRLSGDLPYPDLKTRRGDGRVGLSARLTADELTGGGAAARAVDATLDFAGAVEGWLNAWRLEGQARTAVRADRVWGEGLDLRQAALDLGRVALSASGGTDEKTLKWRAASPARLSLASGRIGEARLDQAVVASPGVEVGGQGRAFEAQGPATLAARRLATGDLTLNGARGRLDFDLVRDGVTRISAVGALGAAQASAPLFGAPRADDVPELAELKRALGAFALDAPQVRLVSDNAGVELTLLRPITARPANGGELRLSAATGPALALAAGEGAHGAFSLASTRGGGLPEVRFDGVQWRLARGGFAARLKGQAALDFGPARDIAFSTEGELASVGGRLTYTANHCSPVTVRKLDLGENSVEAVSGRVCPTGEPLISVQGGAWRARGRLADVAATAPFLGMRFAEAEGDLAVDGAPGGTSMRAGIDRALVFDVTDPARFLPLQARGEARLADDVWTAGLDLSRLDQAVGRVDLRHDGRAGAGNAVISAPGLTFTQYGLQPDDLSPLVADYVKSPVEGSAAFEGRFDWTAEGATSSGVLTVPELDFTSPAGKVEGLKGRVEFTSLTPLVTAPDQRLTADRVQTVTPLTDLELRFGLDEAALHLQGGQVRAAGGRIRVEALDLPLTPGQAWGGVILVEGIQLNELIKSANLQDKAELDAVVSGRLPFTYDPKTGWRVTGGVLNGVRPGRLSIQPEVFDDLAAGGGEASAALPPNTMQDLAYQAMQDLAISDLTAEVNSLDGGRLGVRFHIRGRHDPPEREQLRLTFMELLRRDFLNKKLNLPSDTPIDLTLDTTWNVNQIVSDLLEYARRGEEPQPKP